CGTGGAGAACTCACCGAAGGACTTCTCGTTCTCCGCGTCCCGCAGCCGCTGCAGCACGACCTGGCGTGCGGTGGTCGCCGCGATGCGGCCGAACCCCTCGGGGGTGTCGTCCCATTCGGAGATCACGTTGCCGTCGACGTCCAGCTCGCGTGCCATCACCCGGACCACGCCGGTCTTCTGGTTGATGTCGATGCGGGCGTTGGGCTGATGGCCCTCGGTGTGGCGGTACGCGGTGAGCAGCGCCGACTCGATCGCGGAGATCACGGTCTCGATCGAGATCCCCTTGTCGGCGACTATCGCGCGCAGGGCTTCGATTTCGATGTTCATTCCACGATCCCTTCGGTCGGCGAATCTGACGCTGTTACGGATTCGGGTTGTGCGTTCGGTGTTCCTCGGACATCAGCGGCGTCGTCGACCGCTACCGCATCTTCCTGGCCCGGGGTCGGACGCCCCGCGACGACTCCGCCGGCGAGTTCGAGCTCTCGCGCGCCGGGCGGGGAGAACTCGACTTGGACGACGGCCGCGGCGATATCGGCGAGCGAGACCGTCACCCGGTGCGGGTTCCGTCTGCCGCCGAGCACCAGCGCCACCGAATCATCGGCGAAGGCACCGACCCTGGCCTCGAATGTCGCCGCCCCCTCCGGGGACTGCGCGCCCTCGCGTAGTGAGATCCGCACCTTCCTGCCGCGCGCCCGGCGCCAGTGCCGGTCCGCGGTCAGCGGGCGATCGATGCCTGGGGTCGAGACTTCCAACAGATAGGGCGTCTCGCCGAACTCGCCCGCGTCGTCGAGCTGGACCGACAGCTCCGAGCTGAGCGTGGCGATCGAGTCAAGATCGGAGGTGTCGTCGCTGTCCACCGTCACCTTCACCCGAGCCTGCGCATCCGCGTGCTTGCCCGACGTCGAGATCTCGACACCCTCGAGGTCGTACCCTCGGCGCTCGACGAGTCCAGCTACGAGCTGGCTCACCCTTTCCTCGGTCGGCATCGGCATGTGGGGCGGCTCCTGGTTCAGTTGTGACGCGGTGGGAAATTTCTCTACCGAAGGTCTAGCGTAACGCGCCCCGAGAGTGTAAGGGACCAGTGGTCGAGGAGTCTGCGCGCCACGGCCGACGCCTCGTCCGGTGGCGCGTCGCGAATCTGGCACGATGATGCCGTGCCCATCCGCCTTCCCGCCCCGCCGCGTGCCGGGTGCATGTCCGGCATCCCCTCCGACCGGCGCGAGTCTCGTCGAGCCGCCCTTGACCGTCGCAGCGCGCTACGTCTGGCGGGCGGAGGAACGGTCGGCATCCTCGCCGTGGGCGCGCTGACCGGCTGCGGCACCGACGACGTGGTGCACGAACCGGATCCGCTTGCCGCGCAGGAGGTTCTGGCCCGCGCCGACGCGGCGGCGGCGACCGCGGCCATCGCGCTGGCGCCGCAGCGGCACGCCGCGCTGACCGCGATCGCCGCCGAGCGCACTGCGCACGCCGACGCGCTGAAAGCCGAGATCGATCGCGTGATCGGCGTGTACGGCGACGGCACCAAGCCGGTGCACCGCACCCGCGCCAACGGACCGGTCCGGTCCTCGAGTCCGTCCGCCGTAGCTTCCGGCAGCGTCGTGCCGCCCGGTGTCGAGGGGCTGCGCACCCAGCTGTCCGAGTCCCAGAAGTCGGCAGCCGCCCTCGCCCGCACCCAGTCCGGGTACCGGGCCGGGCTGCTGGCGTCGATCAGCGCGGCCTGCGCCGCCCAGGCGGGGGTGCTGCTCGCGTGACCGACGCCGAACGCCAGGCACTGCTGGATGCACTGAACGCCGAGTACGGCGCGGTGTACGCCTACGGGGTGATCGCCGCGTACGCCTCGCCCGAACGCACCCGATTGATCGCCGAACACACCGCCGCGCACCGTGCACGGCGCGACAGCACCGCCGACGCGCTCGCCACCAGCGGCGCGACCGTGCCACCGCCGGACGCCGCCTACACGGTGCCGTTCCCGGTCACCGATCCGATCCCGGCCGCACGGCTCGCCGTGACCGTGGAGTCCGACACCGCTGTCGCCTGGCGCTCGGTGGTGGAACACGGCGAATCCGAGTCCGTCCGCCGCACCGGTGTCGACGCGCTCACCGAAGCCGCCGTCCGCCTTGCCCTCTGGCAGTCGATCCTCGGCGCCGACCCGCCGACCACCGCGTTTCCCGGCAAAGCCTGATCACGATCGGCCCGAATTCCGTTGGGCCGCAGAGGTTCTCGCCCTACACGACAGTCCCGGACCGGCTCCGGGACCATCGTTTACCTCGAAACCCGGTCCCTACGGGCGCATTTCGTAGGCGCCGTCATAGGATGCGACCTCGGCCCACACGCGGTCGAACCGTGGCCGGTCCGCGACCGGCGGGCGCAGCGCGGACGCGGCCCAGCCCTGCTGACCGGGGGTGGCCGACGGCTTACCGTAGAGGGTGGTGGCGTAGGTGTTGAAGTCGCGGACCTGGAAGTCGAAGATCTGGTCGATCAGGTCACGGTCCAGGCCGGTGATCGCAGCCTGCTCCAGGATCAGCTGGCCGTAGACCACCAAGGAGAACAGGTGGCCGATGGTCAGCATGAAGTCCAGATCCTTCTGCTGCTCGGCGTCGGGCGCCGCGATGGTCAGCAACGTGCGCAGCTCCTGCGCCTGCTCGTAGAAGCGGCCGACGTTGGGGATGTCGGCGTGCTTCTCGTACACCGGAGTCCAGTCGGCGAACTGGACCTTGCCCGCGCCGCGGGCCGGGCCCTGCCGCCAGAAGAAGTCGTCGTCGGCCGCGTCCTGCCGGGTGCCGATCTCCGGGTAGTCCTTAGGGTCGAACAGGTAGTTCGGCATGAACTTGAGGATCTGGCCGACGTTCACGT
The DNA window shown above is from Nocardia sp. NBC_01730 and carries:
- the rimP gene encoding ribosome maturation factor RimP, whose amino-acid sequence is MPMPTEERVSQLVAGLVERRGYDLEGVEISTSGKHADAQARVKVTVDSDDTSDLDSIATLSSELSVQLDDAGEFGETPYLLEVSTPGIDRPLTADRHWRRARGRKVRISLREGAQSPEGAATFEARVGAFADDSVALVLGGRRNPHRVTVSLADIAAAVVQVEFSPPGARELELAGGVVAGRPTPGQEDAVAVDDAADVRGTPNAQPESVTASDSPTEGIVE
- a CDS encoding ferritin-like domain-containing protein: MTDAERQALLDALNAEYGAVYAYGVIAAYASPERTRLIAEHTAAHRARRDSTADALATSGATVPPPDAAYTVPFPVTDPIPAARLAVTVESDTAVAWRSVVEHGESESVRRTGVDALTEAAVRLALWQSILGADPPTTAFPGKA